The genomic interval GTACTGGAACAACAGCGGTTGCTTGTATAAAGATTAACAGAAGTTATATTGGTTTTGAAATAAATCCTGACTACTGTAAAACGATTGAAAGAAGAATTAAAAAAGTAACGAGTATCCCACTCCTTTTTGGCATAATAGAAAGAGACAATTTATATAGTATTAATAAACAAGGGAATTTATTTGAGAGAGAAGAAGTCAGAAAAACAGCATAACTCAGCATATAATACAACATAATAAGCTTTGTGCCTTACAACTTTTATTTTGCATACAACCGTTAATAATTAGTAACTATTCACCTTGTAGGAAAGTAGGAGAGTAGGGAAGTAGGAAAGGGAAAGAATTGGTGCAACAGATGTGCAGAGCGGCTGTTTCTATTCCAGCAAATATTGCAGAAGGTTTTACCCCTCTTCCTACTTCCTACTTTCCTACTCCCTACTTGCTTGGTATGCTGAATAGTTACAATAATTATTAGTTATCAGTTTTTGAATGGAGTTAAAAGATGCAAATAAACAAAAGGTTAATGTGGGTTAATCTTATTTTAATAATCTTGTTATCCAGTGGCTGTGTCGCACTACCTCATAAGCCTACTCCTAAAACCCCACAAGAGATAGCCAGAGCATTAGAACAAGAGAATTTTGACCTGGCTACGGCATACCACAAGGCCGGGATGTTGGAAGAAGCATTATATTTCTCTAAGGAGGTATTGAAGTTAAATCCACAACATCAACAGGCTCAGGAACTTCGAGATAAGATATTAGATGAATTAAAAAAGGAGAAAACACCACCCACACCTGAAGAACCAAAACAAGAACCTTTACCCTCTTTAAAAGAGATTCAGCCGCTTCCTGCTAAAGAAATATCGCCTCTAAAAGAAAAAGAGGCTATTGCTGAAATTGAGGAATTACCTGAAAAGGAAGTAAAGTTAGAGATAAAAAAAGTGCCGGCACAAAAACCTCCGCCGGCGGTGCCCGAGTTACCTTTTTTTGAATTTGCTAAAGAATTACGCACAAAAAAGTTATATGCGGATGCTATTACAGAACTCTCAAATATATTAAACGATTATCCAAATACTCCTTTAAAAGAAAAGATAGATTTTGAATTAGCCAATAATTATTTTGACCAGGCTCAATACGATAAGGCGTCAAATCTTTTCTCTCAAATTATGGCACAAAAAAAAGACCTTCAATATGATGCTCAATTAATGCTTGCAAAATGTTATGAAAAAACAGGAGACCAGGAAAAAGCAAAGATAGAATATCTAAGATTGATTAAGCGTTTAAATATTCTTACAGTTCCTAAAATAGAAGAAGTAAGTAAAGAAGTTACGGCATTAAAATCTATTTTAGACAAAACTACACCGCTTCCTCAAAAAAAGGAAGATTTAGAAGCAGAAGCTCATCTTGGTGTCGGGAATGTGTATCGTGCAAGAAAGGAATATCGCCAGGCATTAGTCGAATATGATAATACGATAAAAAAATCTCCAAAATCTCCGGTCTCGGCAGATGCGGCTTTTTATATTGCGGATATTTATGATAATGTCATAGAACTCAGGGATTATGAGCAGGCAGTAAATGCCTACACTCGAGTCATATCGGACTATCCAGACAGCAAATGGATAGATAGAGCTAAAGAGCGGAAAAAATATTTGATAGATAATTATCTATAGTAGTTATTAACGAAAATTTCTCATAGAACAGATATAGCAACAGGGTTGATGGTTGATAGTTTATGGTTGATAGTTTATAGTTGAATGACTATAAACTATACACTATACACTATAAACTATACACTATAAACTATAAACCATAAACTATAAACGAGTTTTGCATTTTTAGTTTTAAATTTTAAGTTTTTTCCTGCCATCTCTTATTTTTTGCCAAAGTTTAGTAAGTACACAAAGGAGGTATCAAAATGAAGAAAAAAACAGGTGCACAAGAACATACTATTATTATCAGCACAATATTAGGCAGTATCCTCGTGTTTGTGCTGGGGTTCTTTTTGGGACGAGCCTGGGTATTGATGCCACAGGAGAAAATGACTAAAGTTAAAAAAACTACTCCTGTGGTCAGTGAGCAAAAAGAGGAGGAATTTGAAGATACCCTATCCCAACTTCGAGAACAAAAAAGAATGATTGAAGAATTGGAAAAACAAGAAACCCAAAAAATTGAAGAGGGAAAACGAAAAAAGGAATCGGAATTGAGGTTAGCTCAATTAAGAGAAAAAAAGAAACAAGAACAACAAGAAAAAGAGTTAGCTAAAAAGGAAGAGAAAGAAAAACTGCTTGCGGACCAAAAAGAAAAAGAAAGATTAGCCAAACTTGCACAGGAAAAAGAATTAGTTAGGAAAAAAGAGGAAGAACAAAAACGCAGATTACAGGAAGAACTAAAAAGAAAACAAGAGGTTGAAAAGAAGGCACTTGAGGCTAAACAAAAAGCAATTAAGGAACAAAAACCACAACCACCAGTTGAAGAAAAAGAAACTCCTTCTTCTCCTTCTCAAGAGGAATTTACAATTCAACTGCAATCCTCACAAAATAGACAACGGGTTGAAGAATTACTCACAGAATTAAGAAATAGAGGCTATTTAGCCTATGCCATCCAGGTTGACCTCAAAGAAAAAGGCATCTGGTATCGAATTAGACTTGGGAAATACAATAGCCGTGAAGAGGCGTTGAACGAAGCGGAGAAATTAAAAAATAAAGGCGTCATCAGTAGCTACTTGATTACTAAGAGGTAAATAGGAATTTCTTTCTATGCCTTCCGGAATAACCGAATTAAGAAAATCATTCCCATCATACCGAGAATAATGTTAGGTATCCACATCGCTAAAAGAGGCATAAGTAATCCTTTTTCTGCTAAATTTTCATTTAGTTTTAGCAGAAGATAATAGATAAAGACAATTAAAATACATGTGCCAAATCCAATTGATTTCTCTTTATGTTTAACCATTAGACCTAATGGAACTCCAATAAGGATAAATGCCAAACAGCCAAATGGCATGGCGATATGTTTACCCAATTCAATGAGTAAAGGTTGGAGATTTAAGTTTAATTCTTTGTATCTTTTTATCTCTTCTTTTAATTCCACGATGGTCATTGCCTCAATACTCTTGGGGAGATTTTGGTTTATTTTATTCTCATTTGCGGCTAAATTAACTGTATGAACATCAAAGGCTAATACATGATATTTAGAAGGGTCTTTATCATCAACATGATGAATAACTCCATCTTGCAATCTTAAGATTACCCCTTTGTTAGTTTTTGAGTATATCGCCATTTTAGCGAAGATAGCTTCTTTAGGCACACCTAACTCACCACCATATTCGCAGATGTAAATACCTTTCAACTGTTGTTTTTCTTTATCTAACTTATCAATAAAAAGTTCCCTTTGCCCAATTTTAATAAATCTTTTTTCCTCAAGGTAGCTGGATGGCTGTTGCAGAAGTAACTCTGATTGAATTTTTTCAATTGTGAAATTAGTCCAGGGTAATAAAGTCTCTGCAATAATTAATGTAATGAGGCTAAAAAGTATTCCGGAGATAATCATCCAGATAATTGAAGAAATGAGGCTTATGCCACTTGCCCACATAGCCGTAATCTCATTTTCTGCTTTAAGTTTTCCCCAGGTAATTGTTGTTGTCATAAGAAGAGCGATTGGGAGAGAAATATTAAAGGTAGCCGGGATATAGCATAAGAAAAGTTCAATAATCAAAATTCCAGGAATTTGTTTTGTAATTATCAATTCACTTGATTTGAATATCTCGCTCAAGAAAAAAATGAATGTAAAAAGACACATCCCAAAGAAAAAAGGGAAGATATGCTCTCTTAAAATGTAGCGATGAATGATCTTCATAAGTAAATTATAGCATAAAAATAGGCAAAAGTCTATAATTTTCTGTAACTGTAGTTTCGTCATTTTTTATCAAAGATTAACCACAGAGAACACAGAGAAATTTTTCGACCTGTGCGGTTAGGTTATAGACTGCCAATAACCCTTCATTTGTCTTGCTTTTAAAACAAACTTCCATAAACATGCCTCAGCTTTAGTCATTTCTTTCCGTAACTTATTTGCGAATGGTTGAAATTCCTTATTGTATGCGTAATTGTTAGATTTGTCAGATTTCACATTCCACCCCCTAACCCCCGCCAGCGGGAGACACACAAAAAAATATTTGACAAAAAAATGAAAATGGTATAATATATTAAGTTGGGGGGCTGGAGTTATAATTTTGGATTTTGAGATAAAACGCTCATGTCCACAAGGTGAGAAATGTAAGTAATCACAATCCAATCTAAAAGGAGGAATAAAAAAATGAAGAGGATTTTTTGTTGGTTTGGAGGAGTGCTTATTTTAGCAAGTTTATCCGGGTGCTTTGGTATGGGGATGATGCCTAAAGCAGAACGCAAAATAATGGGTGTGATGTATAAGGCATACAATGAAATGGAGAAAGGTAATATAGATAA from bacterium carries:
- a CDS encoding LptF/LptG family permease; this encodes MKIIHRYILREHIFPFFFGMCLFTFIFFLSEIFKSSELIITKQIPGILIIELFLCYIPATFNISLPIALLMTTTITWGKLKAENEITAMWASGISLISSIIWMIISGILFSLITLIIAETLLPWTNFTIEKIQSELLLQQPSSYLEEKRFIKIGQRELFIDKLDKEKQQLKGIYICEYGGELGVPKEAIFAKMAIYSKTNKGVILRLQDGVIHHVDDKDPSKYHVLAFDVHTVNLAANENKINQNLPKSIEAMTIVELKEEIKRYKELNLNLQPLLIELGKHIAMPFGCLAFILIGVPLGLMVKHKEKSIGFGTCILIVFIYYLLLKLNENLAEKGLLMPLLAMWIPNIILGMMGMIFLIRLFRKA
- a CDS encoding tetratricopeptide repeat protein — translated: MQINKRLMWVNLILIILLSSGCVALPHKPTPKTPQEIARALEQENFDLATAYHKAGMLEEALYFSKEVLKLNPQHQQAQELRDKILDELKKEKTPPTPEEPKQEPLPSLKEIQPLPAKEISPLKEKEAIAEIEELPEKEVKLEIKKVPAQKPPPAVPELPFFEFAKELRTKKLYADAITELSNILNDYPNTPLKEKIDFELANNYFDQAQYDKASNLFSQIMAQKKDLQYDAQLMLAKCYEKTGDQEKAKIEYLRLIKRLNILTVPKIEEVSKEVTALKSILDKTTPLPQKKEDLEAEAHLGVGNVYRARKEYRQALVEYDNTIKKSPKSPVSADAAFYIADIYDNVIELRDYEQAVNAYTRVISDYPDSKWIDRAKERKKYLIDNYL
- a CDS encoding SPOR domain-containing protein, coding for MKKKTGAQEHTIIISTILGSILVFVLGFFLGRAWVLMPQEKMTKVKKTTPVVSEQKEEEFEDTLSQLREQKRMIEELEKQETQKIEEGKRKKESELRLAQLREKKKQEQQEKELAKKEEKEKLLADQKEKERLAKLAQEKELVRKKEEEQKRRLQEELKRKQEVEKKALEAKQKAIKEQKPQPPVEEKETPSSPSQEEFTIQLQSSQNRQRVEELLTELRNRGYLAYAIQVDLKEKGIWYRIRLGKYNSREEALNEAEKLKNKGVISSYLITKR